One Paenarthrobacter aurescens TC1 DNA window includes the following coding sequences:
- a CDS encoding Penicillin binding protein transpeptidase domain (identified by match to protein family HMM PF00905; match to protein family HMM PF05223), with protein MAGGGCPFNGHHKKLSVEPGIMSQMGKLRKHGLVLGLVSLVMAGSLTACDDGRAGAEGAAKQLASSLSALDVGSLAVEGKDAAAANDQLKAVFEGLEAKPSVASGDVKLDGDTATFPLNYSWNIGSAKWEYSSEATLKKSGDKWAVQWTPALLAPELSEGETLSVKTVPAQRGQILGAGDAPIVEDRPVFRVGIDKTKVPAEQADASARAMAALLGLDAEEYAKQVAASGPQAFVEGLVLRAYTAEITEAKIEAIPGGSSILDSMALAPTRTFARALLGSVGQASAEQIENSNGALRAGDTTGTGGLQQKYDSLLRGKDGVEVVATPEVKSQGETPGTKVFFSSLPAPGTTLKTTLDLKLQQLAEETLAGVGPASAIVALKPSTGAVLAAASGPGSNGYNTALLGQYAPGSTFKIVDSLAMFRNGATPDSKVECPSTLTVDGRTFKNAEGYPESSLGSVALRDAFAHSCNTAFINARDSVSQDQLESAAQALGVAVEAPKLGADAFLGSVPGAAEGTEHAASMIGQGKVLFSPLSAAVMAASVANGAPVSPQLVLNADAAQNPETDQDPSAGAKPTEGGTASPSSASVSAVPVSPASTKPITKEEAAALSDMMRAVVTSGHAGFLAEVPGTPVGAKTGTAEFGNDNPPKTHAWIVATHGDLAVAVFVEEGGLGATTSGPLLKSFLTAAG; from the coding sequence GTGGCCGGCGGCGGCTGTCCGTTTAACGGGCACCACAAGAAACTGTCAGTGGAACCGGGCATAATGTCGCAAATGGGGAAATTGAGAAAACACGGTCTTGTCCTTGGTCTCGTATCGCTGGTGATGGCTGGTTCGCTGACTGCCTGTGATGACGGCCGCGCCGGTGCCGAGGGAGCAGCCAAGCAGCTCGCCTCCTCATTGTCAGCGCTCGACGTCGGCTCGCTCGCCGTTGAGGGTAAGGACGCTGCCGCGGCCAACGATCAGCTCAAGGCGGTTTTTGAGGGACTCGAGGCCAAGCCGTCGGTGGCATCCGGTGACGTCAAACTCGACGGCGACACCGCAACTTTCCCCCTGAACTACAGCTGGAACATCGGCTCGGCCAAGTGGGAGTACAGCTCCGAGGCCACGCTGAAGAAGTCCGGCGACAAATGGGCTGTCCAATGGACACCGGCCCTCCTTGCTCCGGAACTCTCTGAGGGTGAGACCCTTTCCGTCAAGACAGTTCCCGCCCAGCGCGGCCAGATCCTGGGTGCAGGAGATGCCCCGATCGTTGAGGACCGTCCCGTCTTCCGTGTTGGCATCGACAAAACCAAGGTCCCGGCAGAGCAAGCCGACGCCTCAGCACGTGCCATGGCTGCACTCCTCGGGCTGGACGCAGAAGAGTACGCCAAGCAGGTTGCTGCGTCAGGTCCGCAGGCTTTCGTGGAAGGCCTCGTCCTCCGCGCGTACACGGCGGAGATCACTGAAGCGAAAATTGAGGCCATTCCCGGCGGTTCGAGCATCCTCGACTCCATGGCTTTGGCACCAACCCGCACTTTTGCGCGGGCATTGCTGGGCAGTGTTGGCCAAGCCAGCGCCGAACAAATTGAGAACTCCAACGGTGCGCTGCGTGCTGGAGACACCACGGGTACCGGCGGCCTGCAGCAGAAGTACGACTCTTTGCTGCGCGGCAAAGACGGCGTGGAAGTAGTTGCCACGCCTGAGGTGAAGTCTCAAGGCGAGACGCCCGGCACCAAAGTGTTCTTCTCGTCGCTCCCAGCCCCTGGCACTACGCTCAAGACCACGCTTGACCTGAAACTCCAGCAGTTGGCCGAAGAGACCTTGGCCGGTGTTGGGCCGGCGTCGGCCATTGTTGCCCTTAAACCATCAACCGGAGCTGTCCTTGCTGCAGCGTCCGGACCCGGAAGCAACGGCTACAACACGGCACTGCTGGGCCAGTACGCACCGGGCTCCACGTTCAAGATCGTTGATTCCCTGGCGATGTTCCGGAACGGCGCAACCCCTGATTCCAAGGTTGAATGCCCATCCACGCTCACGGTTGACGGCCGGACGTTCAAGAATGCCGAGGGCTACCCGGAGAGCTCACTTGGTTCGGTGGCCTTGCGCGACGCATTTGCGCACTCCTGCAACACCGCCTTCATCAACGCCCGCGACTCCGTCAGCCAAGACCAACTCGAATCCGCGGCCCAGGCTCTGGGCGTAGCGGTTGAAGCACCCAAGCTGGGTGCTGACGCGTTCCTGGGTTCGGTTCCCGGAGCCGCGGAAGGCACCGAGCACGCCGCTTCCATGATTGGCCAGGGCAAGGTGCTCTTTTCCCCGCTTTCGGCCGCAGTCATGGCAGCTTCCGTTGCTAACGGCGCTCCTGTTTCTCCGCAGCTCGTGCTGAACGCCGACGCCGCCCAGAACCCGGAGACGGACCAGGACCCCAGCGCCGGCGCCAAGCCCACAGAAGGCGGCACCGCGTCGCCGTCGTCCGCTTCAGTAAGTGCCGTTCCCGTATCACCGGCGTCCACCAAGCCGATCACCAAGGAAGAAGCTGCTGCCCTGTCCGACATGATGCGGGCTGTCGTGACCTCCGGCCACGCAGGATTCCTGGCCGAAGTGCCCGGGACGCCGGTAGGAGCGAAGACCGGTACCGCAGAGTTCGGCAACGACAACCCACCTAAGACGCACGCGTGGATCGTCGCGACGCACGGGGACCTGGCAGTTGCCGTGTTCGTGGAAGAAGGCGGCCTGGGCGCCACCACCAGCGGGCCCCTGCTGAAGTCATTCCTTACCGCGGCTGGCTGA
- a CDS encoding putative transcriptional regulator, DeoR family (identified by match to protein family HMM PF00455; match to protein family HMM PF08220): MGTADRHRLIGELLRTREEATVDELVQATGASGATIRRDLEILAANGVLKRVHGGARSLLARGDNPGYGQRELEDHEAKVRIAQAVDPLIKDREHVWLDSGSTATEIARRLSHRALTVMPMSLHGVEALTRNKDGHAPELILPGGRLTPGEQSFRGPMTESNVRSLRFDTAVVTPCALNLKDGLLAHDLEDAAVKRAGLESAARVIVAASKSKWNASAVALVAAMDTVAVIVTDQEPSPEDLARLNKLSVEVVIA, encoded by the coding sequence ATGGGAACTGCTGACCGCCACCGGCTCATTGGCGAGCTGCTGCGCACACGCGAAGAAGCCACAGTGGACGAGCTCGTCCAAGCTACGGGAGCCTCCGGGGCCACCATCCGTCGAGACCTCGAAATCCTCGCAGCCAACGGGGTGCTCAAGCGCGTCCATGGTGGTGCCCGCAGCTTGCTGGCACGGGGAGACAATCCCGGCTACGGACAGCGCGAACTTGAGGACCACGAGGCAAAGGTCCGTATAGCCCAAGCCGTAGATCCACTGATCAAGGACCGCGAGCACGTGTGGCTGGATAGCGGTTCCACGGCCACGGAGATCGCACGCCGCCTGAGCCACCGGGCACTCACGGTGATGCCCATGTCCTTGCACGGGGTGGAGGCGCTGACGCGCAACAAGGATGGCCACGCACCGGAGCTCATACTCCCCGGGGGTCGCCTCACCCCCGGGGAACAGTCGTTCAGGGGACCCATGACCGAATCCAACGTTCGCTCACTGAGGTTCGACACCGCCGTCGTAACCCCCTGCGCCCTCAACCTCAAGGACGGCCTTCTGGCGCACGACCTAGAGGACGCCGCCGTTAAGCGCGCAGGTCTGGAATCGGCGGCGAGGGTGATTGTGGCTGCCTCAAAAAGCAAGTGGAATGCCAGCGCAGTAGCACTGGTTGCAGCCATGGACACCGTTGCCGTGATCGTGACAGACCAGGAACCATCCCCCGAAGATCTTGCCCGGCTCAACAAACTCTCCGTGGAAGTTGTGATTGCATGA
- a CDS encoding putative glycosyl hydrolases family 31 (identified by match to protein family HMM PF01055): MFAPSLGLSGAAPNSAGYSRKGSLARKAASLGLASLLLAGTIPALTFATAANAAPGDPASIKTVTPEVPVDAAGVPLGAVNGFTQSGNVVDLSAEKGAIRVTFLDDGNFRLEADPSGKFTDPANTDQGDPARTANIVVGKDKFPGSTPTVTDGDWLVLKTAKISVEISKATTQLRVLRADGSLVLEESAPITFGANSATQHLAQQDGEQFIGGGMQNGRSVHTGALINIAKNFDWDDDGYPNAVPYYMSSKGYGVLRDTFARGSYNFAGQPTTTHEEKRFDAYYFVGDYKQSLGAYTTLTGKPMMPPVYALEYGDADCYNRSNPGYSSSGYGDPDGAKQKTPDAIKTARKFVENDMPAGWMLVNDGYGCEYQQLPETVSNIEEETDLKVGLWTQRSLTNQEYEVGEAGVRLRKLDVAWVGQGYRQALTGCEAAHGGIEQYSNARGTSLMVEGWAGSQRCGMQWTGDHSGNLDAVRWQVSALTGAGNSGLAFTTGDVDGIFGGSAESYVRDLQWKAFAPALYSMSGWAATDKRPWLYGDEATAINRQYLQLRQQLMPFIYTLAQESSTSGVSMMRSMALEFPDQEWSYGAEANNQFMLGSDFLVAPVFTQTDVRNGIFLPAGQQWVDYWTGKLYQGGQILNGYNAPLDKLPVFVRAGAVIPQGIVARNASLVPEDSMITLDVYAKGQDTFTLYEDDKVTREFKDGKSSSQLFSVDAPGTGNSSVKVSIGERKGEYTGKAAARPYELKVHAGAAPKDVKIGGTKLAQHSTQAAYAAATTGWYFDEANNGTIWVKTGSIASNQSATVQLQQAGPLGGKSQEDVAAEVRVTTGQQVFQDQETTVTAAFVNTGTKAKSNVVLTPILPEGWTVVSSSGATAAKVDGGAATTATFVIKPGSSAKAGQQTVRVSASYVASDANQSVTGGNQIYVAFGSLAAAYNTVSVTTVAGKALGNFDGGGATFAAEQLAAATVPAGGVRPGSTVTVDAGKPTQVDYTWPAVGPDVPNSVALSAQTIAVKGKGTHLAVLGSAAVGNGTSPTLTLTYADGSMENQSIFFPNWLQPSVLNGAVLAVSEQGRNNANGPSPEYTQYKYQAFSNTVRLNPTKELASVTLPTDTRVKFFDWKVTSQPLPDVPVGSVYASETPWVQALNGYGVIGKNVANKDSASSPDKPLAINYTDPATGQQPVFSKGLGVHAASKITYYLGGKCTSFTSQVGLESGFGGNIIFKVNTDGVNKYQSRTYTPGFAPEAVVVDLTGAAYAELVVDPSGSINGAHGVWGDAKFTCAS, from the coding sequence ATGTTCGCACCCTCCTTGGGCTTATCCGGCGCTGCTCCCAACAGCGCCGGCTACTCCAGAAAAGGCTCGTTAGCCAGGAAGGCCGCCTCCCTCGGCTTGGCCTCGCTACTCCTCGCAGGAACCATCCCCGCCCTCACCTTTGCCACAGCCGCCAATGCCGCTCCCGGCGACCCGGCATCCATCAAAACCGTCACCCCCGAAGTCCCAGTCGATGCCGCCGGAGTACCCCTCGGAGCGGTGAACGGGTTCACCCAGTCCGGAAACGTCGTCGACCTTTCCGCTGAAAAGGGCGCCATCAGGGTCACGTTCCTGGACGACGGCAACTTCCGTTTGGAAGCTGACCCCAGCGGAAAGTTCACCGACCCGGCCAACACCGACCAAGGCGACCCTGCCAGGACTGCCAACATCGTGGTGGGCAAGGACAAATTCCCCGGCAGCACGCCCACCGTAACGGATGGCGATTGGCTGGTTTTGAAGACCGCAAAGATCAGCGTCGAGATCAGCAAGGCCACAACCCAACTCCGCGTCCTCAGGGCTGACGGCTCGCTGGTTCTGGAGGAGTCCGCGCCCATCACCTTCGGCGCCAACTCGGCCACACAGCACCTCGCCCAGCAGGACGGCGAACAGTTCATCGGTGGCGGCATGCAGAACGGCCGCTCCGTCCACACCGGCGCTCTGATCAACATCGCCAAGAACTTCGACTGGGACGACGACGGCTACCCCAACGCTGTGCCCTACTACATGTCCTCCAAGGGCTACGGAGTCCTCCGCGACACGTTCGCCCGCGGCTCCTACAACTTCGCTGGCCAGCCCACCACTACGCATGAGGAAAAGCGTTTTGACGCCTACTACTTCGTGGGTGACTACAAGCAGTCCCTGGGCGCCTACACCACGCTGACCGGCAAGCCGATGATGCCCCCGGTCTACGCTTTGGAGTACGGCGATGCTGACTGCTACAACCGCTCCAACCCGGGCTACTCCTCCTCCGGTTACGGCGATCCCGACGGCGCCAAGCAGAAGACCCCCGACGCCATCAAGACCGCGCGGAAGTTCGTTGAGAACGACATGCCCGCCGGCTGGATGCTGGTCAATGACGGCTACGGCTGCGAGTACCAGCAACTTCCGGAAACCGTGAGCAACATCGAGGAAGAAACCGACCTCAAAGTTGGCCTGTGGACGCAGCGCTCGTTGACCAACCAGGAATACGAAGTGGGCGAGGCCGGTGTCCGGCTCCGCAAGCTGGACGTCGCGTGGGTGGGCCAGGGCTACCGCCAAGCGCTCACCGGTTGCGAAGCGGCGCACGGAGGCATCGAACAGTACTCAAATGCCCGCGGCACCTCGCTGATGGTTGAAGGCTGGGCCGGCTCCCAGCGCTGTGGCATGCAGTGGACGGGCGACCATTCAGGAAACCTCGACGCCGTCCGCTGGCAGGTCTCGGCCCTCACCGGCGCCGGCAACTCAGGTTTGGCGTTCACCACCGGTGACGTTGACGGCATCTTCGGCGGCTCTGCTGAGTCGTACGTTCGCGACCTCCAGTGGAAGGCTTTCGCCCCGGCGCTCTACTCCATGTCCGGCTGGGCTGCGACGGACAAGCGCCCGTGGCTCTACGGCGACGAGGCGACTGCCATCAACCGCCAGTACCTCCAGCTCCGCCAGCAGCTCATGCCCTTCATTTACACGCTGGCTCAGGAGTCATCCACAAGCGGGGTTTCCATGATGCGTTCCATGGCCCTTGAGTTCCCTGACCAGGAATGGTCCTACGGTGCCGAGGCGAACAACCAGTTCATGCTCGGTTCCGATTTCCTTGTGGCCCCGGTCTTCACCCAGACCGATGTCCGCAATGGCATCTTCCTCCCCGCAGGCCAGCAGTGGGTGGATTACTGGACCGGCAAGCTCTACCAGGGCGGCCAGATCCTCAACGGTTACAACGCACCGCTGGACAAGCTGCCGGTGTTCGTTCGTGCCGGTGCGGTGATCCCGCAAGGCATCGTGGCCCGCAACGCCTCGTTGGTTCCGGAAGATTCCATGATCACCTTGGACGTCTACGCCAAGGGCCAGGACACCTTTACTTTGTACGAGGACGACAAGGTGACCCGCGAATTCAAGGATGGCAAGTCCTCCAGCCAGCTCTTCTCCGTGGATGCCCCAGGCACAGGCAACAGCAGCGTCAAGGTGTCCATCGGTGAGCGGAAGGGTGAGTACACCGGCAAGGCGGCGGCACGTCCCTATGAATTGAAAGTCCACGCCGGCGCAGCGCCCAAGGACGTGAAGATTGGCGGCACCAAGCTGGCCCAGCACTCCACGCAGGCAGCCTACGCCGCAGCAACCACCGGCTGGTACTTCGATGAGGCCAACAACGGCACCATCTGGGTGAAGACGGGCTCCATCGCCTCCAACCAGTCCGCCACTGTCCAGCTACAGCAAGCCGGTCCATTGGGCGGCAAGAGCCAGGAGGACGTTGCAGCTGAGGTTCGCGTGACAACCGGCCAGCAGGTTTTCCAGGATCAGGAAACCACGGTCACGGCGGCGTTCGTGAACACCGGAACCAAAGCCAAGAGCAACGTCGTCCTGACCCCGATCCTGCCTGAGGGCTGGACTGTGGTGTCTTCCTCCGGCGCAACCGCGGCGAAGGTCGACGGCGGTGCGGCCACCACCGCAACGTTCGTCATCAAACCCGGCTCCAGCGCAAAGGCGGGCCAACAGACTGTGCGGGTCTCGGCGTCGTACGTTGCTTCGGACGCGAACCAATCGGTGACCGGCGGCAACCAGATCTACGTAGCCTTTGGTTCTCTGGCCGCGGCGTACAACACCGTTTCGGTCACCACGGTGGCAGGTAAGGCGCTTGGAAACTTCGACGGCGGCGGGGCCACCTTCGCTGCCGAGCAGCTGGCCGCCGCCACGGTTCCTGCCGGCGGAGTCCGGCCGGGCAGCACGGTGACAGTGGACGCCGGAAAACCGACGCAGGTTGACTACACGTGGCCGGCCGTCGGACCCGATGTCCCCAACTCGGTGGCGTTGTCCGCGCAAACCATTGCCGTCAAGGGCAAGGGAACGCACTTGGCAGTCCTTGGATCCGCTGCAGTAGGCAATGGCACCAGCCCCACCCTGACACTGACATATGCCGACGGAAGCATGGAAAATCAGTCCATCTTCTTCCCCAACTGGCTGCAGCCGTCGGTTCTTAACGGCGCGGTGCTCGCAGTGTCAGAGCAGGGCCGCAACAACGCCAACGGGCCCTCGCCGGAGTACACGCAATACAAGTACCAGGCGTTCTCCAACACGGTCCGGCTCAACCCCACCAAAGAGTTGGCATCCGTCACCCTGCCCACCGACACCCGAGTGAAGTTCTTCGACTGGAAAGTGACATCGCAGCCGCTGCCGGACGTACCGGTTGGCTCCGTATATGCCTCGGAAACGCCGTGGGTGCAGGCTTTGAACGGCTACGGCGTGATTGGCAAGAACGTGGCGAACAAGGACTCGGCGTCGTCCCCGGACAAGCCGTTGGCCATCAACTACACGGACCCCGCAACCGGTCAGCAGCCTGTGTTCAGCAAAGGTCTGGGTGTGCACGCGGCGTCCAAGATCACCTATTACTTGGGCGGCAAATGCACCTCGTTCACCTCCCAAGTGGGCCTTGAGAGCGGTTTCGGCGGCAACATCATCTTCAAGGTCAACACCGACGGCGTGAACAAGTACCAGTCGCGCACGTACACTCCGGGATTCGCGCCGGAGGCCGTGGTCGTTGACCTCACCGGCGCCGCCTATGCGGAATTGGTGGTGGACCCCTCCGGATCCATCAACGGGGCACATGGTGTGTGGGGTGATGCCAAGTTCACTTGTGCTTCGTAA
- a CDS encoding putative beta-lactamase family protein (identified by match to protein family HMM PF00144), which yields MRVSRWSSRGLVSCVLAAAVLGGSTTPAPDNAVIAGSAYGELDAFLQDQLGILGIPGAAVVVVQHGVQVHSAAFGRADDSGRPMTVRTPVLLASTSKSLTTIAVMQQVEAGRLELDEPVRTYLPWFALKDSRASGISVRHLLHQSSGMSSADTAFEGSDAQGPEALEDGVRALSGSPLARSPGEAFGYANANYNILGLLVQTVSGQPFGDYMRQHIFGPLNMTHSHPTQAAARADNVAAGYSLWFGSFWRQTDVPAPSTGMPSTTMYSSAEDLGHELTALLGQGRYGDARILQPHSVNAMFEPGVQVDGSKGYGMGWFTRPLMESADSAKQPQDSELPLLLEHQGEWGNSHTYLAMIPDSGIGIALVINANDTSAPSRLKAIDGNVLRILHGQSPVPTMVQEDWLQRYSWAVALGLLLAELLSLWLSLSVLLRDRGRSRTWKPPTLAVSALLLDAFALWLCFLYAPARFDTNVAVIIRQFPDVGISLVPVLVLAVLWPIPRTALLLWRARTPSKVSQPR from the coding sequence ATGCGGGTTTCTCGATGGTCATCGCGCGGCTTAGTGTCGTGTGTCCTTGCCGCCGCCGTTCTGGGAGGTTCCACTACTCCGGCTCCGGACAATGCCGTCATCGCAGGGTCAGCCTACGGGGAGTTGGACGCCTTCCTGCAAGACCAGCTCGGCATCCTAGGGATTCCCGGCGCCGCTGTGGTGGTTGTCCAGCACGGTGTGCAGGTGCATTCTGCTGCGTTTGGCCGTGCTGACGATTCGGGAAGGCCCATGACGGTCCGCACGCCCGTGCTCTTGGCTTCCACCAGTAAGTCACTGACGACAATCGCCGTGATGCAGCAAGTTGAGGCTGGTCGGCTGGAATTGGATGAACCTGTGCGGACGTACTTGCCGTGGTTTGCGTTGAAGGACAGCCGCGCATCCGGAATTTCCGTCCGCCACTTGCTCCACCAAAGCAGCGGTATGTCATCAGCAGACACGGCGTTTGAAGGCAGCGACGCGCAAGGCCCGGAAGCCCTTGAAGATGGTGTGCGTGCTTTGTCAGGCTCGCCTCTGGCCAGGTCACCCGGGGAAGCTTTCGGGTATGCCAACGCGAACTACAACATTCTTGGTCTCCTGGTGCAGACAGTCTCGGGCCAACCTTTCGGCGATTACATGAGGCAGCACATCTTTGGACCCTTGAACATGACCCACAGCCATCCGACGCAAGCGGCTGCCCGCGCAGACAACGTGGCTGCCGGGTATTCCTTGTGGTTCGGCTCATTTTGGCGGCAGACGGATGTTCCTGCGCCCTCCACCGGTATGCCGTCCACCACTATGTACTCCTCCGCCGAGGACTTGGGTCACGAGCTAACAGCACTGCTGGGGCAAGGGCGGTACGGCGACGCCCGCATCCTCCAGCCGCACAGCGTGAACGCGATGTTCGAGCCTGGCGTGCAGGTAGACGGCTCCAAGGGGTACGGCATGGGATGGTTCACCCGCCCACTTATGGAGTCCGCGGATTCAGCCAAGCAACCACAGGATTCAGAGTTGCCGCTACTGCTGGAACACCAGGGCGAATGGGGCAACTCGCACACCTACTTGGCAATGATTCCCGATTCCGGTATCGGTATCGCGTTGGTCATCAACGCCAATGACACGTCCGCGCCCTCGCGGCTCAAAGCCATTGATGGCAATGTCCTGCGGATTCTCCACGGGCAGTCACCCGTACCCACGATGGTGCAAGAAGACTGGCTGCAGCGCTACAGCTGGGCGGTCGCGCTGGGACTGCTTCTCGCGGAGCTGCTCAGTTTGTGGCTTTCACTCTCTGTCCTGCTTCGGGACCGCGGAAGGTCCCGGACGTGGAAGCCACCCACCCTGGCAGTCAGCGCCCTCCTCCTTGATGCGTTCGCGCTATGGCTGTGCTTCCTTTACGCACCCGCGAGGTTCGACACCAATGTGGCCGTTATCATCCGCCAGTTTCCCGACGTCGGGATTTCCTTGGTACCTGTCCTGGTTTTGGCTGTCCTTTGGCCTATCCCACGAACGGCCTTGCTTCTCTGGAGGGCGCGGACGCCTTCCAAAGTCAGCCAGCCGCGGTAA
- a CDS encoding putative ABC transporter, ATP-binding protein (identified by match to protein family HMM PF00005), whose translation MAHIDVSGIDYFLSDGTQLLNGVTFKVPDGTKTALIGPNGTGKTTLFKIISGDLTPDEGVVGRSGNMGIMRQFVGQVRDESTVRDLLVSTAQAGLAAAAKAVEDAELAMMEHDDEPTQMKYAQAIVDWGDAGGYDVETVWDEVCMAALGISFDKAQFRRASTLSGGEQKRLVLEALFAGPDELLLLDEPDNYLDVPGKRWLEGKLNESKKTVLFISHDRELLNNAAGRIVTLEPGINGAGAWIHGGGFGSYVEARADRNARFEELRKRWDEEHVKLKELVNMYKNKAAFRSDMANRYQAAQTRLAKFLEVGPPEALPIEQNVKMRLKGGRTAKRAVVAEKLELTGLMKPFSTEIWFGDRVGVLGSNGSGKSHFLRLLATGGTDPEREHLPVSDVVIAEVPHEGAVKLGARIRPGFFAQTHVRPDLLGRTLLEILHRGDEHRSGLPREAAAGALDSYGLAGQSEQKYESLSGGQQARFQILLLQLSGATLLLLDEPTDNLDLHSGEALERAIDAFEGTVLAVTHDRWFAKSFDRFLIFGSDGKVYESEEPVWDEKRVERAR comes from the coding sequence GTGGCCCATATTGACGTTTCCGGCATAGACTACTTCCTCTCCGACGGCACCCAGCTGCTCAACGGGGTGACTTTCAAGGTCCCCGATGGCACCAAGACGGCGCTCATCGGCCCCAATGGCACGGGCAAGACCACCCTGTTCAAAATCATCTCCGGGGATCTCACGCCGGACGAAGGCGTTGTGGGCCGTTCCGGAAACATGGGCATCATGCGCCAGTTCGTCGGCCAGGTCCGCGACGAATCAACCGTCCGCGACCTCCTGGTTTCCACGGCACAGGCCGGCCTCGCCGCCGCTGCCAAGGCCGTGGAGGACGCCGAGCTCGCCATGATGGAGCACGACGATGAGCCCACCCAGATGAAGTACGCCCAGGCAATTGTGGACTGGGGAGATGCCGGCGGGTACGACGTCGAAACCGTCTGGGACGAAGTCTGCATGGCAGCACTCGGAATTTCCTTCGACAAGGCACAGTTCCGCCGCGCCTCGACGTTGTCCGGTGGCGAGCAGAAGCGCCTGGTGCTCGAGGCCCTGTTTGCCGGTCCGGATGAGCTCCTGCTCCTCGACGAGCCGGACAACTACCTTGACGTGCCCGGCAAGCGCTGGCTCGAGGGGAAGCTCAACGAGTCCAAGAAGACCGTGCTGTTCATCAGCCACGACCGCGAGCTGCTCAACAACGCGGCCGGCCGCATCGTTACGCTTGAACCCGGCATCAACGGTGCCGGGGCATGGATCCACGGCGGAGGCTTCGGCTCATACGTGGAGGCACGCGCCGACCGCAACGCCAGGTTCGAGGAACTCCGCAAGCGCTGGGACGAGGAGCACGTAAAGCTCAAGGAACTCGTCAACATGTACAAGAACAAGGCAGCCTTCCGTTCCGACATGGCCAACAGGTACCAGGCAGCGCAGACCCGCCTTGCCAAGTTCCTGGAAGTTGGGCCGCCCGAGGCCCTGCCGATCGAGCAGAACGTCAAGATGCGCCTCAAAGGTGGGCGAACTGCCAAGCGCGCCGTTGTAGCCGAGAAGCTCGAACTGACCGGACTGATGAAGCCGTTCTCCACGGAGATCTGGTTCGGCGACCGCGTTGGCGTTCTGGGATCCAACGGCTCCGGTAAGAGCCACTTCCTGCGCCTCCTTGCCACCGGCGGCACCGACCCCGAACGCGAGCACCTGCCAGTGTCCGACGTCGTGATCGCTGAAGTGCCGCACGAAGGGGCCGTTAAGCTCGGCGCCCGCATCAGGCCCGGATTCTTCGCGCAAACGCATGTGCGCCCTGACCTTCTGGGCCGTACCTTGTTGGAGATCCTGCACCGCGGCGACGAACACCGGTCCGGCCTTCCTCGTGAGGCTGCCGCTGGAGCCTTGGATTCGTACGGCTTGGCCGGTCAGTCCGAGCAGAAGTATGAGTCCTTGTCCGGCGGCCAGCAGGCTCGTTTCCAGATCCTGCTGCTGCAGCTTTCCGGTGCCACCCTGTTGCTGCTCGACGAGCCCACGGACAACTTGGACCTGCACTCGGGCGAGGCTTTGGAACGAGCAATCGATGCTTTCGAGGGCACTGTCCTGGCTGTCACACACGACCGGTGGTTCGCCAAGTCCTTTGACCGGTTCCTGATTTTCGGCTCCGACGGCAAGGTCTACGAATCCGAGGAACCCGTGTGGGACGAGAAGCGGGTGGAGCGCGCCCGGTAG
- a CDS encoding two-component system response regulator (identified by match to protein family HMM PF00072; match to protein family HMM PF00196) — translation MSDIRVLLVDDHPVVRAGLRAMLADFPGVTVVAEASEGDAALVELSKLHTLGEPVDLVLMDLQMGSGMDGVTATEKIKAGEGGNPPPPVLILTTYDTDADILAAVEAGASGYMLKDAPPEQIRQAVLSAAAGQTALAPEVAARLMGRIRNPSPALSGREVQLLELLATGMSNRAMAKQLFISEATVKTHLVHIYSKLGVDNRTAAIAVATQRRIIRGH, via the coding sequence GTGAGTGATATTCGGGTGCTGTTAGTGGACGACCATCCCGTGGTCCGGGCCGGACTCCGTGCGATGCTCGCCGACTTTCCAGGCGTGACCGTGGTTGCCGAGGCATCTGAGGGTGATGCCGCGCTGGTGGAACTCAGCAAGCTGCATACCTTGGGCGAGCCCGTGGACCTGGTGCTCATGGATCTGCAAATGGGCAGCGGCATGGACGGTGTGACGGCCACGGAGAAGATCAAGGCCGGCGAGGGCGGTAATCCCCCGCCACCCGTGTTGATTCTGACGACTTACGACACCGACGCCGATATCCTCGCCGCAGTGGAGGCTGGCGCCAGCGGCTACATGCTGAAGGACGCGCCGCCGGAGCAGATTCGGCAGGCTGTCCTGTCCGCCGCGGCCGGGCAAACCGCGCTGGCGCCCGAGGTCGCTGCGCGCCTCATGGGACGCATCCGGAACCCCTCACCGGCGTTGAGCGGCCGGGAAGTCCAACTATTGGAGCTCTTGGCGACGGGAATGAGCAACCGCGCCATGGCCAAGCAACTCTTCATATCCGAGGCCACCGTGAAGACTCACCTGGTGCATATCTACTCCAAGCTCGGGGTGGACAACCGTACGGCAGCCATTGCCGTCGCTACGCAGCGCAGGATTATCCGCGGCCACTGA